A single genomic interval of Amblyraja radiata isolate CabotCenter1 chromosome 3, sAmbRad1.1.pri, whole genome shotgun sequence harbors:
- the tmem215 gene encoding transmembrane protein 215, with protein MRADNINPRTGLVVALVSVFLVFGFMFTVSGVRGETLGNVPLIAIGPAIFLPGLAAILLAKKTDGCSKWPRCRDLFRKGSAADQLLDGPSVEGNLQDVSKNSTRSHTPDLEGGSFAVDNKMSDQEAARKYLETYYPSDVFNYCAFARLCSNRHGSFYTSVYSTRDSVVYSPRDNVPYGRYYCCYPSPGEAPHVRLCLDYETIV; from the coding sequence ATGAGAGCTGACAACATCAACCCTCGGACCGGGCTGGTGGTAGCTTTGGTCAGTGTCTTCCTAGTCTTTGGCTTCATGTTCACCGTGTCCGGTGTCAGAGGAGAGACTCTGGGCAACGTCCCTCTTATTGCCATCGGCCCTGCCATCTTCTTGCCCGGACTGGCTGCCATACTGCTGGCTAAGAAGACGGACGGCTGTTCCAAATGGCCCAGATGCAGGGATCTCTTCCGCAAAGGAAGCGCCGCGGACCAGCTCTTGGATGGGCCGAGTGTCGAGGGGAACTTGCAGGACGTGTCCAAGAACTCGACTAGGTCCCACACCCCGGACTTGGAGGGAGGAAGCTTCGCCGTGGACAACAAGATGAGCGACCAGGAAGCGGCCAGAAAGTACTTGGAGACTTACTACCCGTCCGATGTTTTCAACTACTGCGCATTCGCCCGTCTCTGCTCAAACCGGCACGGCTCCTTCTACACGAGTGTCTACTCCACCCGGGACAGCGTGGTCTACTCGCCCCGGGACAATGTACCCTACGGGAGGTACTACTGCTGTTACCCTAGCCCCGGGGAAGCCCCTCACGTCAGACTTTGTTTGGACTACGAGACCATAGTGTGA